From Bacteroidales bacterium, a single genomic window includes:
- a CDS encoding DUF4301 family protein has product LKFRDPDTGFISVKSKDGMELKAQELPGLWNGAMAHWNTVFVEVPIETFNPVKTINDLLRPQHQ; this is encoded by the coding sequence TATTGAAATTCCGTGATCCGGATACGGGATTTATTTCTGTGAAATCCAAAGACGGTATGGAACTGAAAGCCCAGGAATTACCAGGACTATGGAATGGAGCCATGGCACATTGGAACACCGTTTTCGTAGAAGTTCCCATAGAAACATTCAATCCTGTAAAAACTATTAATGATCTGCTGCGCCCCCAGCATCAATAA
- a CDS encoding nucleotidyltransferase: MTKPTLLVLAAGMGSRYGGLKQIDTLGPNGETIIDYSIYDAIRAGFGKVVMVIRKSIEDEFKQVFYKKYSGKIEIEYVLQEIEYVPEGISYNPERIKPWGTAHAVLMADGTINEPFCVINGDDFYGADAFKQMATFLMEQKNENTTYCMVGYQLSRTLSDYGFVSRGICKTDENDMLLEVTECTQIKRIGSLICYKDAQEVNHSLPDDQIVSMNFWGFTPAYFKDLKVSFENFIKENGNNLKSELYIPTVLSGLINEKKASVKVLSSTAEWFGVTYQEDRSFVVDRLKTLTKEGVYPSPLW, translated from the coding sequence ATGACAAAACCAACTCTTTTAGTTTTAGCAGCCGGAATGGGAAGCCGATATGGCGGATTGAAACAAATCGATACACTCGGACCAAACGGAGAAACAATCATCGACTATTCCATATATGATGCGATACGTGCCGGATTCGGTAAAGTAGTAATGGTTATCAGGAAAAGTATTGAAGATGAATTCAAGCAGGTTTTCTATAAAAAATACAGTGGAAAAATAGAAATAGAGTATGTACTTCAGGAAATAGAATATGTCCCGGAAGGTATCAGTTACAATCCGGAACGTATAAAGCCTTGGGGAACTGCCCATGCGGTATTAATGGCCGACGGAACCATTAATGAACCGTTTTGTGTAATTAATGGCGATGATTTTTATGGCGCTGATGCCTTTAAGCAAATGGCCACTTTCCTGATGGAACAGAAAAACGAAAACACCACTTATTGTATGGTGGGTTACCAGTTGTCACGCACCTTGTCCGATTATGGTTTTGTTTCCAGAGGCATTTGTAAGACCGACGAAAACGACATGTTGCTCGAAGTCACCGAATGTACACAAATAAAACGTATCGGCAGCCTCATCTGTTATAAGGATGCCCAGGAAGTTAATCACTCCTTACCTGATGATCAGATAGTATCCATGAATTTTTGGGGTTTTACTCCGGCTTACTTCAAGGATTTAAAAGTATCTTTCGAAAATTTCATTAAAGAAAACGGAAATAACCTGAAATCAGAATTATATATCCCGACAGTACTGAGTGGTTTGATCAATGAAAAGAAAGCAAGTGTCAAAGTATTGAGCAGCACCGCTGAGTGGTTTGGTGTCACTTATCAGGAAGACCGCTCCTTTGTCGTAGATCGCTTAAAGACATTGACAAAAGAGGGCGTTTATCCGAGTCCACTCTGGTAA